Within Helicoverpa zea isolate HzStark_Cry1AcR chromosome 17, ilHelZeax1.1, whole genome shotgun sequence, the genomic segment TACTTTTTGATGTTAGACCGGTCTTTGTATgcccattttgtttacaaaaatcaacataaataatGTTCCTACTTACGTAAACTTATTGATATTCGCAAAATCCACCTATCACCAAAAATCTTCGTTAAAAAAactaagttcaaaacattttagtGATACGTACATTTATCACAACTACACTGATTTGATGTCTTATTTATTACCGTGTACTGTTACTATTAATAAACATACTATTATATCACAATCGTTTCGTAATTAACGATTATGGATACCGTAGTATTTGTATTGATGTTATTGTGCGGGCTGTGAGAACAACGTTGGTTTAAGATTCACACAACGAGCTGGTATCGTTTCCATTGATATAACATTGGCCCAGTGCCGTTGTAAGCTTGACTTCCCGCATAGCAGGTTAGTCTATTTGTACTGTTTTGGCTGTTCTAGAAGTTACAACACCAATGAATTCATTTTAAAGAtggaataaaatgtaatatatcTTCATCGTTGTTCTCATGTCCACGCTAAGTAAACCACAGATGTAAAACTGCATGTATATTATATGAATACCTATTATCATTATTCTACATACAATATATCTTTAACGTAACAAATGTAATCGTACTATATTCTCTTTATGTACTACTCAATGTATTTCACAAGTGACAATATTTTGTAGCTACACatataaaagtataatttattttagttttcagtaatGTCTGTTTTTTGGACATGGTATGAGCATTTTTAAGTTTaacgaatatatttttaattacctattGCAAGACTGACATAATGACAAAGATTGGGTAGATCGGTGTTCTTCTTGAATTGCTTATTATTTATCTACTGATAAGTTGAAATTAAGAACTCAAATCATCAGAACTTAAATTATACATATCTGTGACTTTTTGCTCAATAGTCACCGTACGTGTTCATAAGCTTTATATAATCTCCACTATTAGTCAGCATTTTGAATAGGCCATCTTCGGATTCCTAATAACAACCATCAACAAGAGGGAATCTAATTCATTGCAAGCTATAGTATTTACAGTATACAGTCACTCATTTTGTCAATCTTGCAAGCTGTGTGCAGCTAACTGTGGGATGTACGCCGCAGCTGTAGCAACTAAGAGGCTTGTCTCCtttttgaaattgtaaatatCTAACTATAGAAATTCTCAAAGAATGTACCTATGAATAAGCGTGTACGGCGGTGTTCCCAAGAAGTCTAGTCAGCATTGAATACTGAGTTGTACGCGGTACATTCTAACACATTTATACTAAAAGACATTTTGCATTTCActcaaatattataagtaaatagtTTTGGAAGTTATAAATTGTTCATTAACTTAACacctttttttattcaaattgaaaatacaaataatgtaaCCTGTGACAAAACAATGCACATTATAATAGTCAGCTTTTTAGAATTAGTAAGATGGGGGCGCGTGTTTACAGACTGTGATAAAGTTGCTGTTATCGATAGATGTAATTATCTGAGTAAGGGATCTGCCACGGGAGGGTGTAGGGGGATGTTGCCAAATTTTACTACTATCACAGGGAAGGAatgttttatgtgtattttattttccaaataatCACGTACttttacaaataatagtttaaattatccTTAGTGTACAATCAAGCacattattgtattgtattcgATGACAGTAAGAACAGTTGACTGTGTTTTAGCATTTGGTGTCTTGAATAAGTTTATCAGCTACATAGTGTTAAATTCAGTAATGTTTATGAATAATGTTACATTTAAGAATTTCAGCGGGTTCTTGCTTCGTAGTCGTCACAGTATTTACAGTAGGATGGTACTTGTTTTACTGAATGTATTCATGTTTTATTGATGTTCAATGTGAAATTCAGTGTTTTGTAGCTCGATATGTGCAGTTGGAATTTGAAATTATTGTAGTATTTATTGACAGTTCCAGACAGCAAAAATCACATTcagaaatattgaaattaataagaTATAATCTGCACTACGTAAGACTATATTATTCATACGtaaaattatataatctgtAGTGAAGCTCAATGTGAATTTTAGATCATTTTACTCCCAAATGCTCGTGATGTACTAGCTGTACAGTCTACATAAGTTGTGTGCACACATTTATGTTGCCTACTGTACCTTGTCCCGAAATACTCGAGCGTATCTGTAAATATTAGTGTTATATCACGTAATTAAGAGAAATTACGTACGTACGCACGAGACGTCTTGTaaataatgcatttttattCGTGTAAgagtaaattatttgttttcaatttgtAACTTGAAGCATTCTCAGtctgtatgtacataatatatgcGTATTAAACTCATTCTTGTTTCATTTAACTATCCCTTAACATTTTACCTGCAACAACATACCATTTTGAGGAATAAAGTTTTATACCAcgtagggtcaatccccactgaaagagcagcggctggcagcggccgtaaatgcaagtgattgagcgcgagcgcggcgccgcgctcttaGGCAGTTGTCCCACCAACGACGAGAAAACGACTAACTATCGGCTATTTCCTCGTTCAAGAAACGTACAATAGATATACTTTCCAAGTGAACAAAAGAGATACATATACAAATAGTTGATCGCTGACTGTTCACATTGCCGGCGAGCACTCGCTTCACTAGTTTGTCGCTGAGCGACAAAAGCTATAAAAGATAACACTCGCTTGGCGATGTCGCGAAGCGTTTAGAACTCATGCCGAGAGAGCATCCAGTGGTCATTTCTCTACAGTGCGTATCTAGCGAGCGAGTGATGCGAGTAATCGCCCGCCTCACTCGCACACTCGCTTATAGCCGAGCTACACAAATATCGGAACTACGCACTCGCTCCCCGCGTCTCGCTAACTCGTTTCTAGTTCTAGCTCTACTTGTTACTCGTTAATCGTTGCCGGTGAGACAAGTGCCTTatattgtccgtgctcttacggccgctgctctttcagtggccTAAATGGACCATCGGGTATAACTATACCCGATAactatcggcacgaatcttgagctctgacctacatctgcgcagaagtgatttattagcaaagaaccaataccgagtgacggctatgctatgacgcgatgcactgcaggccaatcaccgctttagcccgcccccgcgcctcacttcatacttctgcgcaggtgaaggtcagagctcaagattcgtgccaatAACTATAATTGAAATCCGGTTGTGAAATAAAACCACgccaaaatgttttaaatatataatttattattctcaTACATGATTCAAATCAGTCATTGGGACAACACGGTGTGCCTTACACAATGAAAATAAATCCGCTCTGTCATGATATGTTCCCGGCGCTGGTTCATTACATCTGTCGGTGAATATCTACACACCGCTTACACAAACAAGCTCATTGGGTTTAATTCTAAAAGACTTGTAATCTGGTTCGAttacaaaagcaaataaaacgTGGCCATCTGTAATTAAAGTGAGGAAGAAATATAATTGTTCGTCCGAAGTGAACCATCAAACTGTGCAATGTTGTATCGAAAAGCGTGGGGTCGCCGGCAAGCTCATTGTTACACAACACACATTACACGAGAACACGGATTGCGCGATAGTTTCTACGATAATGCTCAGCTCGCAGTCGCACCCAGCTTCAAGTTAATTGACGTTTACTCAGCTACAGATTCAAATGAGACCACGGTCAGTGGGAACATTCATGCTTCGAGTTGTCCAACACCTAAATCATGTcgcaatacaataataaagtaGCGggcattttataacaaaaagtcATCTTTAAATAATGTAACTAATAATCAATAGTTACTCTATAATAACGTAATATCTATGCCTAAGCAAAATAATTATCTAAATGTTATAatgtataaagaaaaatatgatttttggtTAATCGCTATGATTACCGCCACCGATGAGTGGCAGCAGACATCGAGCGATGCCCACTATGTTGTGTAAATACTGCAtaataatacaaagaacaatATCATGTATATGAAACAACCAAATTTAAATTGCACTAATACTTATAATATGCAGTGGCGAAACAGTTTCGGCGCACTGAACATATAGTCGGcatatatttaacaaataacaaTACATCTGAATCAAATAAGCGATGTAGAAAACGTCAAGTGATTTCGACAAACTCAACAGTGTCGTAAAATACAGACAAAATTCCTTGCAGATGAATATCATTTGTCGAAAAACATACAGCTCTTATAACAAAtagcatataaaaatattattatgtcgaTGCAAACCGCGCCTAGTACGAGTTTCATTATAGTTTAAATGATATCTATGAAACGAGCACAAGACGCGCGGAGTTATCTGTGACTAGACATAAGAATACATAAACGATGTCTGCTGCTAAGCTACATACGAAACAATAATActtagaaaagaaaaatacatagtaAAGCTAACAATTGGTAAGTCCATCGTTTAAGTACATGAAGAAAGCTCTAATGAAAGCTAGTCAATATAATTATATCTATAAACAATAAATGCAAGGCGATggtccggcggcggcggctcTGAGCCTCGCCGCCGCGCTTTGAGCTCTGCAAACTAATATCGCTACCACAGTTAATATTGCAAATTAATTCCACTACACGAGGACATCCTCGCTAGATTACCTACTAAGTATACTTGAAGGTTAATGTTTCTAGCTCTATCCTAAACCAGTAAAAATACCTACTAAGGGCGAGTGCCCACTACATGGAACGGTCCAACTAGCCTAAGGTCAGTGAGACGCTAGGAGAGGTCAACGACTATGTCACCGAGCGGTCGATCGACCGCGGCACGGGAAGCTGCCAATATCACATCCGATAACGTAAACAATAAATACGtaacattaataaaatcttttttcattttttgtaaattttgtctTATCAATAGATTCGCTGGCCGCCGCCCGTGAGCAAAGTTTTGAGCAAAAAGGACGAAAACTGATAAGTAACATTCGTTGAGAGATAACGAGTGAAGTGTTTGCTTGTGAGATGTTCAGCGGAGTGCGGGAACAGCAGTGCAGCGGCCAGCTCATGGACAAGAATGGACGCGTGTGGCGACGCCACAGGACGGCAGAGTAACACAACAGTGGCGAGGAGTCGGTGACCTCGACGCGAACATGTCCTACAACTCCCATCAACACTCCGGGTAGATACACACGCTAGCAGTTCGCGCCGGTCCGCAGTTAATGTAACAAGTCCGGTACAATACATTAGAGCCAACTCCCAGCCACAACAGTCTAACGTcactaacaaaaaatactgaaacacTACGAGTACAACTAGAACAAGATGGACGAAAGTATTCGGCAGAGGGCCACAACAACACAACAAACGTATCCACTACAGAACAGATTACATAGTCTTTTTGCGCACACAATGGATGGACGTCGAcgaatatcttttttttatttttagaaattttTAATTGGACGTACTAAACATTCGTATCGAGTAGAGGattctattaatataataagactcgaacaataaatataatgtatatcataaaaaataatgtcgCACTGTTTCATCGAAACTCCCGTTAACTTCCACACGTATAAGAAAATGTGTCTCTGAGGCGGAGTGCGGCGCAGCGGCCGGCCGGACCGGACAGCAAGCCAGCCGGGCCGGACAGCAAGCCGGCCGTCCGGCCGCCCGCTGCGCCGCCGTGTCTTCTGCGATATCGTAACAACGGTCATAAATTCATATGCGTAATAAAATACACTGATCCTATTACAAAAATACTCGATAAACATCAATTTGAGACGTgcaatagatagatatattgaGGAAATTCGATATCAAATCTGGATCGGTGACGCGCGGCACGATCGCGAACGAGACGCAACATCGACACGTGCGGGCGACAAGTACGACCGACACGTGCGGGCGACAAGTACGACCGACACGAGCGGCCGACACTGCGGCAACAACAACAACGCACCGGCCCGACGGGGCTCGCGGTAAAAATCAGTCAACTTTAATATTACACACCAACTGTCACCAGGCGAGGAGCCTCGACGAGTACCTAGTTTTTATTCCATTAATTCTATGTTCGTCTCTATCGCGTCcagcgcggcgggcggcgggcgcggctgCACAGTTTGACGGTTCACGGAGCGACGGGCCCGCGCCCCgccccccgcgccgcgccgAGGCTCCTCCCTCACACCCGTACCTACCATTAAttagattaaaattttataaaacgtataaataatttagtccCAAGGGAGCGCACAGTTATAAAATTGTTGCGGCCGCTCGGCACGCCCCACACTAAACACTATAAATTCGTGGCGCTGCGCAGTGGGCGGGGCCGGGGGCGGGGCCGGGGGCGGCGCCTAGCTGCGCACGTGGGGGGCGGGCGCGAGCAGCGCGCgcagggcggcggcggcggccttGAGCGCCGACACGAGTCGCTAGAAGTCCCGCCCCCGCGCGCGCGTGGCGCCGCCTCCCGCCTTCGGCACGCGCCGCGTGCGCATCTCGCGGTCCACCTGCagacaatatttataaagaacacTCACTTATATTTAAGAGACGAGTTGTAACTAAGTTGCAGCTGCTAAGATCAACAAAGCAATAATGTATTATGTTGACAGATCTATCCAGCGGCACTTCGAACAAACCTAACGTACTCAACTTATCTCATGTGCTGTCAACTAGTGTCAATGCAACCAATCACAGTTCATTTATCTCATGCGTTCAtttcatcaataaaattataattaattcgtTCAATCATTTATTCGTTTGACGTTCCTTTTTGCTGGGAGGTTTCGAACAAAGTAGTGTAAGTGGGGGCTACTGGTCAACCAGCAAATGTAGCATGCGGTTACCTCGAGCTCCTCGAGGCGCTGCGTGAGGGCCAGCTTCTGCTGCACGGCGAGGCGCAGCAGCTGGTTGAGCGTCTTCTTCTCCTCCTCGGCGCCCGCCAGCGCCTGCGTCAGCTCGTCCACCTGCGTCACGTACTCCTCGCACCGCgccgcgaacatcgcgcggaGACCTACACACAACcatataagctatagtctactCTCTCACAAGAGGAAAAAATCTCTTCTCTTCTAAACAGTACCTAAgttaaacaagttttttttttaaagaaaatagggttgtttcctagtattcatttagttaaaattaaataaatgcaccgaaagttcacaaaactagaaacacgataagctatattatattatttataactgaccatatatttttaaattaatttatgaaattttaattttgagcctgtgacgtcacgccattaaaaacgacgagaagagaccgatgacgtcatcctttctatatttgacaatgacaagtatttgacagtgacagatatatcgaaataacctcagaattaatgttttgtttatttgcttctgtgaagttctgcgtgttaattgcatttaagtgatacaactgctaaagaattatggagaaaggatttatgaaagctgatagttccaatctgccaagagtagactcttttatggtcgctcaattctttgccaataaccaagatttttattcagcggtacgtagatgaacagtttatttagagcactaatggtcgtatttccacagtctcgcacaacacaaaccttgtagacattcatttaatttaagttttttgaaaaagcatcaaatcttttcgaacgcggacacaaacataacctcaatataaataaacacaaactttacgtttctttgcaccatttcatttttccgcgtacacaactcaaaacatttgaagtattttatttttgtgcaaatgtataaaaataatctatatgtataaaatattatagtttttgtagttattttataaaaatacattattaaaattaagaaatccattagttggtatgttagttttttcttgttagatgtgctttaaaatgtaaaggaatgaacagagaacgttgacgtcacagtcacgtgatctagcgttttctgagcaattttttaagacaaatagaaaaacatgtaatacataaaaaataaaaagatttgagacgaaaaatgaaagagagggtgatcttaaaattatttagaagctatctaaatagatttccgaaaattggaaacaaccctattgatGAAGCAAGGAAACTACTCACGGAGGAAAAGATTTCTTGATTGGTATTCTAGCAATAAATGGCAAAATTTCACTAACCTTACCATCATCACTCAAACTtccaaaacaaacacaaaaataaacaattacccCCATCTCCCCACCCCTATTTTCTCCCCTCCCCCAGCCCCCAATACTTACTGGAGAAGGTAGCAGCATCTTCCTTAAGCAGCCGCAGCTCGTTCCTGAGCTTCAGCATGGTCTCGGTAACGATGATCTTCTCCGTCTCGTACTTGCTCTTGAGGTTGGCGAGAGCAACCTCGGCGGTGTTCTTGTTGGACTTGAGAACGGTACGCAATGTGGCGATCTGTTCCCTCTTGGTGGAGAGCAGGGACTTCAGCTTGATCACCTGTTCTTGGAGTTCTACCACCTCGGCGCCGCGCTCTTCGGTCTCCATTACTGGAAAAGGTTTGTATATAAGAATTAGTATTGTAGGTGTTTGTGTTGACTAAATCAATGTAATGGCTAGATTCCACCGGTTTGACTGTTTGGCACAGTGAGGCATACAAATGTAACTTCTAGCAGTCTACTCGCTTTAGTAAACAGTGACGCCTTAGCAAGATAGCAAGAAATGGACTCGTGCCGACGTCGACGCAATTTTTGTTCTCGATcaattttggtggaatctcgTCATAACATGTACCATGAAGAAATACTAACTACATATACTTCTACAATGAAAACTGAGTAAAATACTTGTaaatttattcattcaaaaataaataaaagtactttcTTGAAAAATTCAAATCGACTACACAACTAGAGCTGCACCAatgaaatatcgataaaaacgGAACCTTTGCACTTCATCATTCTCTGTCCATCATATGATGTACTGTAGCATCATGACGCAAGTCACCAGACTGGTCCTCAACGAGGTCTTAATGCCTGATGATATTGTGGAGTCACTTCTTTGAATGGGTACATTCTTACAGTACACACTACCGCCGTTTATCATAGCGTTTTTCCATACATAGTGCAAGTTCACATTACTGCCCAAATGCTTGGACAGTACCATACTGCCAGAGTTGTTAAATAAGGTTGTATTTGGAAAAGGAATTAAGGAGTTTTTATGATAACCGTCCATAGACATGTCTTTGATTTTCGCGTTGGTTGCGACATCCGTTTTGGGTAATTTGGACATGTTTTCGAAGAAGGTTGTTATTTCTTTGACACTCCTTGTCGGGTATTCGTCTTTTTTGTAATTACTGTCAATTTCTAAGGATTGTAAATGAGATATTAAGTTGTGTAGTTTGCGTTTAGTGTCCGCTATCTTGAGCTTGCAATTGTTCTGCTCTTTGAGTTTCTTTATAGGAGTGTAGTATGGAGTCCGGGATTTGGAATAGTGGTCGGGTGGGAAACCTGGGTGGGGATAAAGATGTTATATTTAGGTTTGTACTATTTCCAGTATTATTTGATATGTAGGACGTACTTTACGTTTATATGTAACTCGCTAGGTAGATAGACTTCATAAACTAGTTTTTCcctataattttatcaaattcctGAGGGTACAATCGACGGCAAATAATATGCCaagaatttagtttttttttttgtaatacgaCTTGTTTTCATCTAACAATTCATGTCAAGTTACCTGCTGGGGAATACACTTCACATATACTGCAAAAAAGTGACCATAACGCATTCACATTTAATTTCATGTATAGCTGAAACCCAGCACCTAAGGTCCTTTTTTTCGTCTAGACATTATAACCTAATTTCCTCGTCGCCCACATACCAGGTTGATGCCTGTTCCTGGAGTCGAGTGCAGTGTCCAACGCAGCACGGAGATGTGTCAACTGGTCCAGCAGCGTGTCGGCCGACCGCGCCacgccgcccgccgcccgcaGGCCTTCTAGCTCGCCCGCTGCGAGGGCTAGGGCTTCGGCCTCCGCGCCACGGTCTTCGGCGCCTGATACTGTGGgaaaattatttaacatttaatttagaACATAATAATTCTATGTGCatttgttagtactttaaaactATGTTACCTTATATCTGCTtatcgtatttattttatttttacctaataaaaCAACAAGTATAGAGCGCGCTATGAAGAGTAAAATGACAGTAAAATTATGGATAGTTGAGATGCCGGCGGCTGCCATCATAGTCACCCAGTCCACGCGGCCGCAAACGCATGCGAGTTGTTACCTGTCCGCGGCTACGCAGcttgtttctttattttcgcgtgtgtgaatattattttttactagctacCCAATCTGATTGTTTCgttgtttatatatttctttCAAACTTCTTTCATTGTAATGGTATACAACAACGTTAGAGTACATATCTGACCTATGTTCTGCCCCGCGTGGTCGAGCAGCACGCGCTCGGGCTGGGTGCCGTTGACGGCACACACGTGGTGGTAGATCTGCGCCAGCGTCTCCGCCGCCGACAGCAGCGCCGGCGCCGCCGTCGACAGGGCACGGCCCGCTCCTGTGGGAGACAAAATATCTTAATAATACGTTCATGAATTGATGACTTTTCCATCTTATACAaagtgttgatttgcatctgtgccatatttaaggaggttgacataaaatacgtaaataatggATTGGAATTAGTTaacgggaaatagttaatatgcgctgcttttttgtcattgtaatgtcatagtatttcagaaataatccaattttatgaattaaattcatgagtgatcgttgcgtatgctttgtgtttgcgtttgtctgagggcgcagcacagttttgaagccagtaacacacgcgccgagtttaaaaaggggtaggtggcattgacgaatttccgaaaaaaaaattgaaatcaaaaattttcggaccaatttttttgtttatttggtttgagaatcattagtataattacgtccttgactatggctaATCAATAGCTtgtatagggctgccatctcgaatttcatcAAACTCGGACAAAGATTCAAAAACCTGGACATTTgccgtaaatcgcatttttcgaAAGTAAtatgcaacaaaaaataaaagccaatttacatattattttttcatttggcCAAAAATAGGTGCTTCCTTGCATGAAGTCTCCACGGGCgggctccaaacgaggacaaatccggggaaacccggacggatggtaGCCCTAATCTTATAACAAGTAAAAAAAGCAACACAATTTTTCCTTTCTTAAGTGACTTACCTCCAGCAAGAGTCCTCAACAGATCAGCATCGGCTTGCAACGCAGCACATCGCACTTCAGCCTCAGCGACCCTATCAGCCAGCTGCGCCAGCGCCGCCCTCTGCAACGCGGCCGCCGACGCCGCCGACCCGTCCGCCGGCACCGCGCCGGACGACAGCTCGGACAGTAGCGCTGCCAGTCCGGACAACTCGCCGCCGGACACTCGCCACCACGTCAGCCATTTGGCAGCTCGCGCTGATACTCCACCGGATTCAACCTTCTCCTCGTCCTGGAAGAAAAGTTTAGTTGATTTGATATGGCTGGTAAGGCTGTTTTTAAAACGCATAACATAAGACTTTCAGTATGTCATTGATGGTCACTCATGCTCTGAAAAAAAATTCTTCATGGTGCACGCACATCTGTCAGCAT encodes:
- the LOC124638048 gene encoding protein bicaudal D isoform X2, with the translated sequence MNEEGELRHELDRVVSERDRLLAESSELGQDKVSRESERVALRAELREARQREQRLLVDIGDLEDENISLQKQVSALRSSQVEFEGLKHEVRQLREEAENARAMAEETAALRRIAERQLAEALEALQAEREAKFAAKKELDAHLSREAAYNITNLAYSIRGMPDDGTEDEGEPGGSSSAELAGAMGDHHADLFSEVHLHEISRLEKQLEQAHNENSQLQASMRSAQVTAESESAAAALLRAGLTRAASRVTALHALHSDCAPLDEEKVESGGVSARAAKWLTWWRVSGGELSGLAALLSELSSGAVPADGSAASAAALQRAALAQLADRVAEAEVRCAALQADADLLRTLAGGAGRALSTAAPALLSAAETLAQIYHHVCAVNGTQPERVLLDHAGQNIVSGAEDRGAEAEALALAAGELEGLRAAGGVARSADTLLDQLTHLRAALDTALDSRNRHQPVMETEERGAEVVELQEQVIKLKSLLSTKREQIATLRTVLKSNKNTAEVALANLKSKYETEKIIVTETMLKLRNELRLLKEDAATFSSLRAMFAARCEEYVTQVDELTQALAGAEEEKKTLNQLLRLAVQQKLALTQRLEELEVDREMRTRRVPKAGGGATRARGRDF